GCCGCCTGGGAGTTGCTCGTCGATCCGGTCTGGAACACCAATCTGAAACTCGCCGCGAATCACCGCTACGACAGCACGCCGCACGGGCTGAAGAAAAACGACCTCGACTATACGCTGCTGGTAATGTGGAAGTACTAACGCGCGAGAAGGAATTCGTCCACGCGCACGCGGTTCACTATGCAAACCCTGCCTCGCGTAGCAGCGTTTGGTATTCTTCCGGCGTGTTGCAGCCTCGGAGTGAGCGCATTTCTGGATCGATATCGGCGAAATCCGCTGTGGTCAACTCGCGCGTGTTTCGCTCGCGCAACAGATCCGTCGGCCTGCGCTGATCTGCAGCGAGCATCGATTCGATCGCGCCTTGCAAGCTGAGGCGGTAGACGGCCGCCAACGGATGGGCAAAGCCGTCGACGACCGGAGCCGCGATTTCTTGGTCGCCGAGCGATTTCAGGACGCGACGCACAAACGCGGAACTGAGTAGGGGCGCATCGCAACTGGCGACGAACACGGCGTCCGCTCGGCCGTCGAGCGCTTTGACGCCAGCCAGCATCCCTTCGAGCGGTCCGCGCCCTTCCTGGGCGTCACGGACAATCAGTACGCCAGCCGGAAGCGGCGGTAGTCGCTGGCCCGGGGCGGCGACCGCGACGACCGGCGAAACCACCTCGCCCAGAATGCACACCACGCGTTGCAGCAGCAACTCGGGCCCGAACGGAAGCCAGGCCTTGGCGGAGCCCATCCGCTCGCTTCGACCGCCGCAGAGAACGAGACCGGCGCACCGGAGCGAGGTCCCCACCATTATGCTCTCTGCGTCTCTGCGCCTCGGCGGTTCAAACACGCATGGCTAGTCATTGTTACGCTCGCGGTTTTCGTTCCGTTCCCGTCCACGGCGTCGCCGTTCTTCGCGGCCGGAGTCGTTATTGTTCTGCTGTTGATTGTTTTGCTGAGCGTTCGCCGGGGAAGTGGCGTTCGGGTTGGCAACGTTGGTGATGATCGCCCGCATCAAGGGGTCGTTGACGATACCGTTCACGCGGCGGACTTGAGCGACCGGACGATCCGGCATCGCGGCGTCGTCCAGTTCCTGGACCATGCTCTTGACGTCGTCGAGCAGGAATTGCGGGGCGGAAATCACCAAAGAGTTTGTTTTGGCGTTCACGCCGACGCTGAGCAAGCCTTTGAAGCGCGGGATGGCGTTCTGCTCGTCGCGCAGCAGCGAGAACAGGCTCGGGCGCTGTTCTTGCTGGGGCTGCGCCTGTTGCAGCGCCGGATCGTTCGGGCTGAGTAAGTCGCGGTACACGTCCTTGATGACCGTCAACACCTCGGGCGCTACGGCGTATTTGATTTGCACGATCTCCGTCTTTCGCACCGATTGCGAATCGACCGGATCAGGGCGATCGTACATCTCGATCAGCGATTCGATTTCGGCGAGCTGTTCCTCGTCCGCGCCTTGCACGAGCACGGTGTTCGTCACCGGATCAGGCACGAACTTCAACGGCCGCTTCTTCGACAGTCGCCCCCGTTCTTCCTTCTCTTCCTCTTGCGGGTAGTCGAAGTAGTAGTACCCGAACGGATTGCGATCCTCTTCCTTTTTCTTCTCTTCAAACACGTCTTTCAACAACTTCGATACGTCTTTAGCGTAAGTGTTCTTCAATTCGAACACGCGGTAGCTCATTTCCACGGGCGTCAGTTCGTCCAGCAATTCCATCATGCGATCGAGCGCCTCGCCGTCCTGGCTGGAGATCACCAATCCGTCCGGCCCCTGCGTGATCGTGATCGCCGGCACGCTGGGCGCGGCGACCGCCTCGGCTTCACGTTCCGCGACCACTTCCGGCGTCGTCGATGGCGCGTCGCTGCTCGGTGCGCTCCGCGGCGCCAGTTCGGCCTCGTCCGCCATCGCCAGTGCGAATAGCGAAGTAGATCTCATCGCCGTGGCGTCATCCACTTTCGCAGGCGCTTTTTGTTCCGGCTCAGTCGGTTGCTCGGGCGCAGGCGCGGCCCCCGGATCGATCAATAGCGGATTCGGGCTGACCGACGGCCACATTTGCTTGAGCCGGCGCAGTAAATCTTCGGATTCCTTCCCGGCCGGAACTCGGACCTTGCGCGAGTTGTTGCGAACCACGCCCTCGGGATCGATTTCGCCGAGCTTAACCAACAACATGCGAACTTCTTCGAGTTCAACATCGTTGGCACGGAGCAACAGGCGGTTGTTTCGGACGTCGGCCTCGACCTGAAAGCTGTCCTTTTCTTTCGTTTCTTCTTCCTCGCCGCCGCCGTAGTAGCCGTAGTAATAGCGCTGGCGGCGCTGGCTCGAGTCGTCTTTCTTCGGACCTGCGAACAGAAACTCGATCGAACCTGCGACGTACTCCGCGCTGAGACGTCGGAGTTTGACCACCTCGAAGCGCCGGCCGCTGCCGTCGAGGCGTTCGATCAGCGCGCGGATCATCACGTGATCCGCTAAGGGCGCGTTAGCGATGATGGCTTTGTTTTTCTTGTCGATCTCCAGCGTCGACGTGGGATCCAGCCCGCCCATCTCGCGGAGGACCTTCACCACCGGCTCCGGGTCGATGCCGGACAAGCGATAGACTTGCACGCGCGGCAACGTCGCGCCGAGAGCGCCTTGCCCCTGACGCGACGGTACGTCCAGAAATGAGATGGTTTGCTCGATCAGCGCCAACTTGTCGGCCGAGGCATGGGCCAGGACGCTGTTCTCGCGTTTGTTGGCGGCCAAGTAGATTTCCGACGGCCCCGAGGGCATGGCCGGTTGGCCGCCCTGTTGCTGCTGCATTTGCATCTGCTGCTGCATCATCATTTGCTGCTGTTGCATCTGCTCCGGAGACATCGGCGCGGCCGCATCGGCAGATTTGATACCCAACAGCTTGCTAACGGTCTGAATGACGTCCTCCGCTCGGGCGAAACGCAGCGTGA
This genomic window from Planctomycetia bacterium contains:
- a CDS encoding secretin N-terminal domain-containing protein — its product is MDVAPAAAPAVVAPGGPVPPPGAMPVEGQPAGTPPGGAPAQPPAADAAAAQTPAKRPTEPAQPANPVELQARPDADGMVTFSFKGQPWPAVLEWLADISDKSLEWQEAPPGFVDLTTRGKYGVAEVRDLLNSILLARGYTILDSGEVLLVVNLAKLDVSLVPRVKADELDARGGHELVKTFFDLNRLRADAVAEELKPLLSPYGKIAALKTTNRLDVLETAGNLRRIRDLLIDEQDSSGQQFEVREFTLRFARAEDVIQTVSKLLGIKSADAAAPMSPEQMQQQQMMMQQQMQMQQQQGGQPAMPSGPSEIYLAANKRENSVLAHASADKLALIEQTISFLDVPSRQGQGALGATLPRVQVYRLSGIDPEPVVKVLREMGGLDPTSTLEIDKKNKAIIANAPLADHVMIRALIERLDGSGRRFEVVKLRRLSAEYVAGSIEFLFAGPKKDDSSQRRQRYYYGYYGGGEEEETKEKDSFQVEADVRNNRLLLRANDVELEEVRMLLVKLGEIDPEGVVRNNSRKVRVPAGKESEDLLRRLKQMWPSVSPNPLLIDPGAAPAPEQPTEPEQKAPAKVDDATAMRSTSLFALAMADEAELAPRSAPSSDAPSTTPEVVAEREAEAVAAPSVPAITITQGPDGLVISSQDGEALDRMMELLDELTPVEMSYRVFELKNTYAKDVSKLLKDVFEEKKKEEDRNPFGYYYFDYPQEEEKEERGRLSKKRPLKFVPDPVTNTVLVQGADEEQLAEIESLIEMYDRPDPVDSQSVRKTEIVQIKYAVAPEVLTVIKDVYRDLLSPNDPALQQAQPQQEQRPSLFSLLRDEQNAIPRFKGLLSVGVNAKTNSLVISAPQFLLDDVKSMVQELDDAAMPDRPVAQVRRVNGIVNDPLMRAIITNVANPNATSPANAQQNNQQQNNNDSGREERRRRGRERNENRERNND
- a CDS encoding molybdenum cofactor guanylyltransferase produces the protein MVGTSLRCAGLVLCGGRSERMGSAKAWLPFGPELLLQRVVCILGEVVSPVVAVAAPGQRLPPLPAGVLIVRDAQEGRGPLEGMLAGVKALDGRADAVFVASCDAPLLSSAFVRRVLKSLGDQEIAAPVVDGFAHPLAAVYRLSLQGAIESMLAADQRRPTDLLRERNTRELTTADFADIDPEMRSLRGCNTPEEYQTLLREAGFA